A window of Armatimonadota bacterium contains these coding sequences:
- a CDS encoding acetoin utilization protein AcuC, producing the protein MVPGFFFHPRMMEYDFGPRHPLKPVRLARTVALLKSVAPETETYDPGYAEERDILRVHTEAYLETVRLGPGASREQLAEAGLGPGDTPAFPKMFEASMAYCGGAVAAANRLVAGDPLAFNIAGGLHHAHRERASGFCVFNDPAIALSLLKGRFNRLLYIDIDLHHGDGVQAIFQEDPDVATLSIHESGKTLYPGTGFLSEEGAGGSVVNIPLDAGTTGDVWLWAFREVFLPYADWFRPEAIVLQMGCDAHTLDPLGHLQVSVQDWLGAVELVRATGLPVLACGGGGYEITNVPRMWVAAILTLAGLGVPEGAPEEIPPEWGAGRFLDLPPEAAGYGFATAQSVVQFWKEKLA; encoded by the coding sequence ATGGTGCCCGGGTTTTTCTTCCATCCCAGGATGATGGAATACGATTTTGGGCCGAGGCACCCCCTTAAGCCCGTCCGACTTGCCCGAACGGTGGCCCTCCTGAAATCAGTGGCCCCAGAAACCGAGACATACGACCCCGGGTATGCCGAGGAACGGGACATCCTCCGTGTCCACACGGAGGCATATTTGGAAACGGTGCGCCTGGGGCCGGGCGCCAGCCGGGAACAATTGGCGGAAGCAGGATTGGGGCCGGGCGACACCCCAGCATTCCCCAAGATGTTCGAAGCGTCGATGGCCTATTGCGGCGGGGCCGTCGCGGCGGCAAACCGACTCGTAGCCGGTGACCCGCTGGCTTTCAATATCGCCGGGGGCCTCCACCATGCCCACAGGGAGCGAGCCAGCGGATTCTGTGTTTTCAACGACCCAGCCATTGCGCTCAGCCTTCTCAAAGGCCGTTTCAATCGGCTCCTTTACATCGATATCGACCTGCACCACGGCGATGGCGTCCAAGCGATTTTCCAAGAGGATCCGGATGTAGCGACTCTTTCGATCCACGAGTCCGGGAAAACCCTCTACCCGGGAACGGGATTTCTTTCTGAAGAAGGTGCGGGAGGCTCGGTGGTCAACATCCCGCTCGACGCGGGGACAACCGGTGACGTCTGGCTTTGGGCATTCCGTGAAGTTTTCCTCCCTTATGCCGATTGGTTCCGTCCCGAAGCCATCGTCCTCCAAATGGGGTGCGACGCCCATACGCTCGACCCTCTGGGCCACCTCCAGGTGTCGGTCCAAGATTGGCTCGGAGCGGTTGAACTGGTTCGGGCGACGGGTTTGCCGGTCTTGGCTTGCGGTGGCGGAGGGTACGAGATCACCAACGTTCCCCGGATGTGGGTCGCCGCAATCCTGACCCTGGCTGGACTGGGAGTTCCTGAAGGCGCCCCAGAAGAGATCCCTCCGGAATGGGGCGCAGGCAGATTTTTAGACCTCCCGCCCGAAGCGGCAGGCTACGGGTTCGCTACGGCCCAGTCCGTGGTGCAATTTTGGAAGGAAAAACTGGCTTAG
- a CDS encoding leucyl/phenylalanyl-tRNA--protein transferase — protein MPDGQLTTDMLWAAYQEGAFPMADDSGDVQFYLTRGRAVFPGCSMRVNRSLAKQIRKGGYQVTFDTAFDEVVAACFRPRDNWLTPELARVYGEAHREGWAHSCEVWVGGELAGGIFGEAVGGWFSADSMFTRHTDMGKIALFELLKKLRDLGFVCLDSQIMNSHTARLGCVQLTEQEFHQIFTESIAVETAWGRRQAASSST, from the coding sequence ATGCCGGATGGCCAACTGACGACGGACATGCTTTGGGCGGCTTACCAGGAGGGTGCTTTCCCGATGGCTGATGATTCCGGAGATGTGCAGTTCTATCTCACACGGGGGCGGGCCGTTTTCCCCGGTTGCAGCATGCGCGTGAACAGGTCTTTGGCGAAACAGATCCGCAAAGGGGGCTACCAAGTCACCTTTGATACGGCATTCGACGAAGTTGTCGCCGCGTGCTTCCGTCCCCGTGACAACTGGCTCACCCCAGAACTGGCTCGTGTCTACGGAGAGGCCCACCGGGAAGGCTGGGCCCACAGTTGCGAAGTTTGGGTCGGCGGCGAATTGGCGGGCGGTATCTTTGGGGAAGCCGTCGGCGGATGGTTTTCGGCGGATTCGATGTTTACCCGGCATACCGATATGGGCAAGATTGCTTTATTTGAATTGCTCAAAAAGTTGAGAGATTTGGGATTTGTATGCCTTGATTCCCAAATCATGAACAGCCATACGGCACGCCTTGGATGTGTCCAATTAACCGAACAGGAATTTCATCAAATATTTACGGAATCGATTGCCGTGGAAACCGCGTGGGGCCGCCGTCAGGCCGCTTCTTCATCGACCTGA
- a CDS encoding DinB family protein: protein MDAKEFLAKQLDTTGYQLQAVFAGFPDGKWDERTCNEAMSAKETAEHLAECYVAFLDHCEGREHEWGSFKPASSDPEKIVAEMFELRAKAIATFMARNGDDVLGWASDYIVLHDPYHVGQMCSLRLELGEFSPYSIYKMD, encoded by the coding sequence ATGGACGCAAAGGAATTCTTGGCCAAACAGTTGGACACGACGGGCTACCAGTTGCAAGCGGTATTCGCCGGCTTCCCTGATGGGAAATGGGATGAAAGAACGTGCAATGAAGCCATGAGCGCCAAAGAAACGGCAGAGCACCTGGCCGAATGCTACGTGGCTTTCTTAGATCATTGCGAAGGCCGGGAACATGAGTGGGGTTCGTTCAAGCCGGCTTCTTCCGACCCCGAAAAAATTGTGGCCGAAATGTTCGAGCTGCGTGCCAAGGCCATCGCCACGTTCATGGCGCGCAATGGCGATGATGTGCTCGGCTGGGCCAGCGACTACATAGTTTTGCACGACCCGTACCATGTTGGCCAGATGTGCAGCCTGCGGTTAGAGCTCGGGGAGTTTTCTCCGTACAGCATCTACAAAATGGACTAG
- a CDS encoding prepilin-type N-terminal cleavage/methylation domain-containing protein yields the protein MKNAFTLIELLVVIAIIAILAAILFPVFAQAKEAAKNTACLSNARQIAIASKLYVSDYDDTMPIFMAYQSDPAPLQTGHEGVEVWLYPYTKSREIFKSPLDAGGPATTAGTGKSTYWEAYGSSYRFTRCLHTLVAGYSKGYQGDPGATESWTVTETAMADPANSRIMRAEMMAFFDRKKGYELPDCSRYGYDCDAPYNYYKQWSSRGGSLIFADGHAKFASGPGLFDNTVVDPEGHRSGDAHPTAGTYYWACD from the coding sequence ATGAAAAACGCCTTTACCCTCATCGAGCTGCTAGTGGTCATCGCCATCATCGCGATCCTCGCCGCAATCCTTTTCCCGGTGTTCGCCCAAGCCAAGGAAGCGGCCAAAAACACAGCCTGCCTCAGCAATGCCCGCCAAATCGCCATCGCAAGCAAACTTTATGTCAGCGATTACGATGACACCATGCCGATCTTTATGGCCTACCAATCCGACCCGGCACCGTTGCAAACCGGGCACGAAGGTGTCGAAGTCTGGCTCTACCCCTACACCAAAAGCCGCGAGATTTTCAAAAGTCCGCTTGATGCCGGGGGGCCGGCCACCACGGCCGGGACGGGGAAATCCACCTATTGGGAGGCCTATGGCAGTAGCTATCGGTTCACCAGGTGCTTGCACACCTTGGTCGCGGGATACAGCAAGGGTTACCAGGGGGATCCGGGGGCCACAGAAAGCTGGACAGTGACCGAGACCGCGATGGCAGACCCCGCCAACTCCCGGATCATGCGGGCAGAAATGATGGCGTTTTTCGACCGCAAGAAGGGTTATGAACTGCCCGATTGCTCGCGGTACGGCTATGATTGCGATGCCCCTTACAATTATTACAAACAATGGTCCAGCCGGGGTGGATCGTTGATTTTTGCCGATGGCCACGCCAAATTTGCCAGTGGCCCGGGGCTTTTCGACAACACGGTGGTCGATCCGGAAGGGCATCGATCCGGCGACGCCCACCCCACAGCCGGAACATACTACTGGGCTTGCGACTGA
- a CDS encoding isocitrate/isopropylmalate dehydrogenase family protein has translation MGKYTIATIPGDGIGPEIMEATIQILSAAGFEADYVPLEAGLSAIEKGLPPMPDETVERIREIGIALKSPTTTPSGGGHASANVTLRKKLDLFANVRPAKTLPGLKGPFADKNLDIVIVRENTEDLYAGIEYMAHPDVAQSIKVITRQGSARLFEYTFRMAAEQQRQLVTVVHKANIMKLSDGLFLEEFYKAAKNHPEIKANDIIVDNCCMQLVTKPEQFDVLVTENLYGDIISDLCAGLVGGLGIAPGANIGEKCAVFEAVHGSAPDIAGQGVANPTALLMSAVMMLRHLGEQEIASRIQNSVMRVCQDGKCLTIDLGGKAGTQEYAREVISASQP, from the coding sequence ATGGGCAAATACACGATAGCGACGATTCCGGGCGATGGGATTGGCCCGGAAATCATGGAGGCGACGATCCAGATCCTTTCGGCAGCCGGGTTCGAGGCCGATTACGTACCGCTCGAAGCCGGGCTCTCGGCGATTGAAAAGGGATTGCCGCCGATGCCAGACGAAACGGTTGAGCGGATCCGGGAAATCGGGATCGCCCTGAAAAGTCCAACGACAACCCCGAGTGGCGGCGGCCATGCCAGTGCAAATGTCACTTTGCGCAAGAAACTGGATCTTTTCGCCAATGTGCGACCGGCAAAAACCTTGCCGGGGCTGAAAGGACCGTTTGCTGACAAGAATTTGGACATCGTGATTGTCCGGGAAAACACAGAAGATCTTTACGCCGGCATCGAATACATGGCCCACCCGGATGTGGCCCAATCGATCAAGGTCATCACACGCCAAGGCTCGGCGCGGTTGTTCGAGTACACGTTTAGGATGGCGGCCGAACAGCAACGTCAGTTGGTTACGGTTGTCCACAAGGCCAACATCATGAAGTTGAGCGACGGCCTGTTTTTGGAAGAGTTCTACAAAGCTGCAAAGAACCACCCGGAAATCAAGGCAAACGATATTATTGTCGACAATTGTTGTATGCAACTCGTTACCAAACCTGAACAATTCGATGTTTTGGTGACGGAAAACCTGTACGGCGACATCATCTCCGACCTGTGTGCCGGTTTGGTGGGTGGGTTGGGTATTGCGCCGGGTGCCAACATCGGCGAAAAGTGCGCCGTGTTCGAAGCAGTGCACGGCTCAGCCCCAGATATCGCTGGGCAGGGCGTGGCCAATCCGACGGCCCTGCTGATGAGTGCGGTGATGATGTTGCGGCACTTAGGCGAACAGGAAATCGCCTCCCGGATCCAGAACTCGGTCATGCGGGTCTGCCAGGATGGGAAGTGCCTTACCATCGACCTTGGCGGAAAAGCCGGCACCCAGGAATACGCCCGCGAGGTCATAAGCGCTAGCCAACCCTAA
- the rfbD gene encoding dTDP-4-dehydrorhamnose reductase — MESAPRILLLGSQGMLGSDLLQSFLARGWAVDSPWANDLDLTDPNHIEKIRRRDIGPYTHIVNCAAYTAVDKAESEAMAAMRVNAVAPGALAFAARESGARFIHMSTDFVFDGFSQTPYHETDPTNPLGIYGKSKLQGEQNAIRENDQTVILRTSWLFGAKGKCFPATMISKYREGASLRVVDDQRGCPTSTVDLSESICQVIELAIPAGVYHCCGSENLTWYGFASLAIATYRAAHGLAEEPEITPCQTLEYPTPARRPAFSVLDCTKIGLAGVSAHRPLSESLNEFCARLELGP, encoded by the coding sequence ATGGAATCCGCTCCCCGAATCCTGCTCCTGGGCAGCCAGGGGATGCTCGGCTCGGATTTGCTCCAGTCCTTTTTGGCCCGGGGTTGGGCCGTGGATTCGCCGTGGGCCAATGACCTCGACCTCACCGATCCCAACCATATCGAAAAAATCCGCCGGCGCGATATCGGCCCGTACACACACATCGTCAACTGCGCCGCCTATACCGCGGTGGACAAGGCCGAAAGCGAGGCCATGGCCGCCATGCGGGTCAATGCCGTTGCCCCAGGCGCGCTCGCCTTTGCCGCCCGGGAATCCGGGGCCCGGTTCATCCACATGAGCACCGATTTCGTCTTCGACGGGTTCTCGCAAACCCCCTACCATGAAACCGACCCGACCAACCCGCTGGGGATTTATGGCAAATCCAAGCTGCAAGGCGAACAAAACGCGATCCGGGAAAATGATCAAACGGTCATCCTGCGCACCAGCTGGCTTTTTGGGGCCAAGGGCAAATGCTTCCCCGCCACCATGATCTCGAAGTATCGGGAGGGGGCGTCGCTACGGGTGGTGGACGACCAACGCGGGTGCCCGACTTCGACTGTCGACTTGAGTGAATCAATCTGCCAGGTGATCGAACTGGCCATCCCGGCAGGTGTTTACCACTGTTGTGGTTCTGAGAACCTCACATGGTATGGATTCGCCTCTTTGGCGATCGCAACGTATCGAGCCGCACACGGATTGGCCGAAGAGCCGGAAATAACGCCTTGCCAAACCCTGGAATATCCGACCCCGGCGCGCCGTCCAGCTTTCAGCGTCTTGGATTGCACCAAAATCGGCTTGGCCGGCGTTTCGGCCCACCGCCCATTGTCGGAATCGCTCAACGAGTTTTGTGCGCGTCTGGAACTCGGGCCATAA
- a CDS encoding YHYH protein — MTQVFAFLVLQQLAQPQVEITVKDGIRTIVANGLPNHKTGQFPNRENPNSIREQRYRFQVPANPKENEQATPLGHQDFGIALNGVPFDPLTAEFWNNDPKWNYEAIIGGKGSLGIDQANAHVQPTGAYHYHGVPWPLVVDSTRMTLIGYAADGFPIYGPFGPTDPMDLKSPVKTLKGSYQLKKGTRSIGGTYDGRFTADWEYVRKSGDLDECNGRFGLTPEYPKGTYYYVVTEAYPYIPRMFKGNPDPSFRRMGPPPGGPGGRPGGPPPRPGGGGGQ, encoded by the coding sequence ATGACACAGGTGTTTGCATTCCTTGTGCTCCAGCAGTTGGCCCAACCCCAGGTTGAGATCACCGTTAAGGATGGGATCCGCACGATTGTCGCGAATGGTCTCCCGAATCACAAGACGGGCCAGTTCCCCAACCGCGAAAACCCGAATTCGATCCGGGAACAACGCTACCGGTTCCAGGTTCCGGCAAATCCCAAAGAGAACGAGCAAGCGACCCCTTTGGGTCACCAAGATTTCGGCATCGCCCTCAACGGCGTCCCGTTCGACCCCCTGACGGCCGAGTTTTGGAACAACGACCCGAAGTGGAACTATGAAGCCATCATCGGTGGGAAAGGTTCGCTGGGGATCGATCAGGCCAACGCCCATGTCCAGCCAACTGGCGCGTATCACTACCATGGCGTTCCGTGGCCTCTAGTCGTGGATTCAACGCGCATGACCTTGATCGGCTACGCGGCCGACGGTTTCCCAATCTATGGCCCCTTTGGCCCCACGGATCCGATGGATTTGAAGAGCCCCGTCAAGACCCTCAAAGGATCCTACCAACTCAAAAAGGGCACCCGCTCGATCGGGGGCACCTATGATGGCCGGTTCACGGCGGACTGGGAATATGTCCGGAAGTCAGGCGACTTGGATGAATGCAACGGCCGGTTTGGGCTGACTCCGGAGTACCCAAAGGGCACCTACTACTATGTTGTGACAGAAGCCTATCCCTACATTCCGCGGATGTTTAAGGGAAATCCCGATCCGAGTTTTAGGCGCATGGGGCCCCCACCGGGGGGGCCGGGTGGGCGGCCAGGTGGCCCGCCACCTCGTCCGGGCGGCGGCGGGGGCCAATAA
- a CDS encoding DUF4382 domain-containing protein translates to MKIRFAKILVPLAMLFAILIFAVGCGGGGGGGSTVNLANQVSLFVTDDLNTGYDHVWVKFYEVKVVTASGTTQVFESTDGVPVDLSALNDGTNSLFTFLGASSFPSESVTAVKFEMGRDVVLYTTGSTTGQPFQFAPSLNSGTNKSQLTLTLPTPQTVAAGGSLTFDFDLANWNITGGFIVPAVNLFSGPGLDDPARHRSREISGTVGNLQGTAPTQTFELTNREGRVVKVATSADTVMLNENGTPSPTLANGQRVEAHGIFFADTHTFQASKIKIEDGPGASGEARVEGEVRNANLASNHMEVKAQETRGFIPAELWINVTTSTGTKFFNRMGLIITADEFFAALTGGSVEVQGSYDSATNTLTATKAKLEDGTGGDDRQEARGTLITSNAFAGTLSIAMTEWEGFSGTSGGTLNIATNGSTIYRGSTGEPLTQNQFFAAVSSATSIKVEGTYADGTMTAKRLDLRSSSGGGSDSDEAKGTISNVNPVTSAFTLTLVEWEGFNGTFGQNISVTMSASATYRDHDGVTMSKSEFFDAIAAGGLAEVDGLVDGSNMVGVRAKLDDH, encoded by the coding sequence ATGAAAATTCGCTTTGCAAAAATCCTTGTTCCATTGGCAATGCTCTTTGCCATCCTCATCTTCGCCGTCGGTTGCGGTGGGGGCGGTGGAGGCGGCAGCACCGTCAACCTTGCCAACCAAGTCTCGCTCTTTGTGACCGATGACTTGAACACCGGTTACGACCATGTTTGGGTGAAGTTTTACGAAGTGAAAGTGGTGACCGCAAGCGGCACCACCCAGGTCTTTGAATCGACGGACGGGGTGCCGGTGGATCTCAGCGCCCTCAACGACGGCACAAACAGCCTGTTCACGTTCCTCGGCGCCTCGTCTTTCCCGTCGGAATCGGTGACGGCCGTCAAATTTGAAATGGGGCGCGATGTCGTGCTTTACACCACGGGATCAACCACGGGACAGCCGTTCCAGTTTGCCCCGTCGCTCAATTCCGGGACAAACAAGAGCCAATTGACCTTAACCTTGCCGACACCACAAACGGTGGCTGCCGGCGGTTCGCTCACATTCGACTTTGACCTGGCCAACTGGAATATCACCGGCGGGTTTATCGTCCCAGCGGTCAACCTGTTTTCCGGACCCGGTTTGGACGACCCGGCCCGCCACCGCAGCCGCGAAATCTCAGGGACAGTGGGCAACCTCCAAGGGACTGCGCCAACCCAAACCTTTGAGTTGACCAACCGCGAGGGGCGGGTCGTGAAAGTCGCCACGTCGGCGGATACCGTCATGCTCAACGAAAATGGCACCCCGTCGCCGACTTTGGCGAACGGGCAAAGGGTCGAGGCCCACGGAATCTTTTTTGCCGACACCCACACCTTCCAAGCTTCGAAAATCAAAATCGAAGATGGACCGGGCGCTTCGGGAGAAGCCCGGGTCGAAGGTGAGGTCCGCAACGCCAACTTGGCTTCGAACCACATGGAGGTCAAGGCGCAAGAAACGCGCGGGTTTATCCCAGCCGAACTCTGGATCAACGTCACAACCAGTACGGGAACCAAGTTCTTCAATCGGATGGGCTTGATCATCACGGCCGATGAATTCTTCGCCGCTTTGACCGGAGGGAGCGTCGAAGTCCAAGGCAGCTACGATTCGGCGACCAACACTCTGACCGCCACCAAAGCCAAATTGGAAGACGGTACCGGCGGGGACGACCGGCAAGAAGCCCGGGGAACCTTGATAACAAGCAACGCCTTTGCCGGGACACTTTCCATTGCCATGACCGAGTGGGAAGGATTCTCGGGTACCTCGGGTGGGACGCTCAATATCGCCACCAATGGCAGCACCATCTATCGGGGCTCTACCGGCGAGCCGCTTACCCAGAACCAGTTCTTCGCTGCCGTATCTTCGGCCACGTCGATCAAGGTTGAAGGGACATACGCCGATGGGACGATGACCGCCAAAAGGCTCGACCTTCGCAGCAGCTCGGGCGGGGGCAGTGATTCCGATGAGGCCAAGGGAACCATCAGCAACGTGAACCCGGTGACTTCCGCCTTCACTTTGACCTTGGTGGAATGGGAAGGGTTCAACGGAACCTTCGGCCAAAACATCTCAGTCACCATGTCCGCCAGCGCGACCTATCGGGATCACGACGGTGTGACGATGTCCAAATCTGAGTTCTTCGACGCGATAGCGGCAGGAGGACTCGCCGAAGTCGACGGCCTGGTCGACGGCAGCAATATGGTCGGCGTGCGGGCAAAGCTCGACGACCACTAA
- a CDS encoding amidinotransferase, giving the protein MSDGDPSPQPIQSASSVLMIRPSTAFSNPETLADNSFQSPATPKDALDRVQGEFDGLVCALDSRGVAVTVIQDLPEPPTPDAMFPNNWFSTEPGRLTLYPMLAPSRAAEAKPAVLGHLRSRYPEVLDLRGLPPLEGTGSLVLDRVNRHAYAARSPRTSPVTLAQWALESGYSFTVFDTADAEGVPVYHTNVMMAVGTGWAILCTESVIGNESRLAILEQLEGREVIEITPSQMARFAGNMIELQGAHGPVIAMSANAYGSLESGQIRQLSQHGEPLAVEIATIEQIGGGSVRCMVAELF; this is encoded by the coding sequence TTGAGCGACGGCGACCCATCCCCGCAGCCGATCCAATCGGCGTCCTCTGTCCTGATGATCCGGCCGTCCACGGCCTTCAGCAATCCGGAAACTCTTGCCGACAATTCGTTCCAATCGCCGGCAACTCCAAAGGATGCGCTTGACCGTGTTCAAGGCGAATTCGATGGACTGGTTTGCGCCCTCGATTCGCGGGGAGTCGCGGTCACCGTGATCCAGGATCTGCCCGAACCGCCCACGCCGGATGCCATGTTCCCCAACAACTGGTTCAGTACCGAACCGGGAAGGCTGACCCTTTACCCGATGCTGGCCCCCAGCCGGGCCGCCGAGGCCAAGCCGGCAGTACTGGGGCATTTGCGCTCCCGATACCCGGAGGTGCTGGACCTCAGAGGTCTACCCCCGCTAGAAGGGACGGGGAGCCTGGTTCTTGACCGGGTCAACCGGCACGCCTATGCCGCCCGCAGTCCGCGAACCTCCCCGGTGACTCTTGCCCAATGGGCGCTTGAATCAGGCTATTCCTTTACCGTGTTCGACACCGCCGATGCGGAGGGTGTGCCGGTCTACCACACCAATGTGATGATGGCGGTCGGGACAGGCTGGGCCATCCTCTGCACGGAATCGGTGATCGGCAACGAAAGCCGGCTCGCGATCCTGGAACAACTCGAGGGCCGGGAGGTTATCGAGATCACCCCCAGCCAGATGGCCCGGTTTGCCGGCAACATGATCGAATTGCAAGGCGCCCATGGCCCGGTAATCGCCATGAGTGCCAACGCCTACGGTTCGCTCGAATCGGGCCAAATCAGGCAGCTGTCGCAACACGGAGAGCCGTTGGCCGTCGAGATTGCAACGATCGAGCAAATTGGGGGTGGCAGCGTCCGCTGCATGGTTGCCGAACTGTTCTAG
- a CDS encoding dienelactone hydrolase family protein, translated as MLNVLMAGLAMMGQFHGQLVDYKDGDFALEGYLAKPDKDAVAPGILIVHQWGGLTDNEKMRADMLAKLGYVAFAVDIYGKGNRPTGNERGQYAGKYKGDRALYRSRLKAGLEQIRKTPGVDGTKIVVIGYCFGGTGALELARSGADIVGAVSFHGGLDGGKPEEAKNIKCPILVCNGADDPSVPPAQIQSFLDEMRAGNVDYSFINYGNAVHAFTQKEAGNDNSRGAAYNAEADRRSWMALQDFLREVFNR; from the coding sequence ATGCTCAACGTTTTGATGGCGGGCTTGGCGATGATGGGACAGTTTCACGGTCAACTGGTCGATTACAAAGATGGCGATTTCGCCTTGGAAGGCTACTTGGCCAAACCAGACAAAGACGCTGTGGCCCCGGGAATCCTGATCGTTCACCAATGGGGCGGACTGACCGACAACGAGAAGATGCGGGCCGACATGCTGGCCAAACTCGGATACGTGGCTTTTGCCGTCGACATTTACGGTAAGGGCAATCGGCCAACCGGTAACGAACGTGGGCAATATGCCGGAAAGTACAAGGGCGACCGGGCTCTTTACCGGTCGCGGCTCAAAGCAGGACTTGAGCAGATCCGCAAGACGCCAGGGGTCGATGGAACGAAAATCGTGGTCATCGGCTACTGCTTTGGCGGAACCGGGGCCCTGGAACTCGCCCGATCGGGAGCCGACATCGTGGGGGCGGTGAGCTTCCACGGCGGTCTCGATGGTGGCAAACCGGAAGAAGCCAAAAACATCAAATGCCCGATCTTGGTGTGCAACGGGGCAGACGACCCGAGCGTCCCGCCTGCCCAAATCCAGTCCTTCCTGGACGAGATGCGGGCCGGGAACGTTGATTACAGCTTTATCAACTACGGGAATGCCGTGCACGCCTTCACGCAAAAAGAAGCAGGGAACGATAACTCCCGCGGGGCGGCCTACAATGCCGAAGCCGATCGCCGGAGTTGGATGGCTCTGCAAGACTTTTTGCGTGAGGTCTTCAACCGCTAG
- the hutU gene encoding urocanate hydratase, translating into MSSTLGPQAKPRPVRAPRGTALNCKNWQIEAAYRMIQNNLDPEVAERPEDLVVYGGIGKAARNWECFEAILRTLERLEPDETLLIQSGKPVAVFKTHLGAPRVLIANSNLVPKWASWEHFHELDRKGLMMYGQMTAGSWIYIGSQGIVQGTHETFNELGRQHYGGDWSGRFILTAGLGGMGGAQPLAAVLAGAHCIAIECQESRIDFRLKTRYVDWKATSVQEALDLVSAATEPISIGLLGNAAELLPEFLRIAQAGGPKPGAVTDQTSAHDLLNGYLPAGWSVADWEQARSGSDAEQMRLQRAAAGSCAVHVQAMLGFHRMGVPTIDYGNNIRQVALDEGVADAFDFPGFVPACIRPMFCQGKGPFRWVALSGDPEDIYKTDAKVKELFPSDLALHRWLDQARERIAFQGLPARICWLGLGDRHRAGLAFNEMVRNGELSAPIVIGRDHLDTGSVASPNRETEAMLDGSDAVSDWPLLNAMSAVSGGATWVSFHHGGGVGMGYSQHSGVVIVADGSAEAEEKLARVLFNDPAIGVVRHADAGYKLAQSVAREQGLDMPMGTM; encoded by the coding sequence ATGAGCTCCACCCTTGGCCCGCAAGCCAAGCCGCGTCCAGTGCGCGCACCCCGGGGAACGGCCCTGAATTGCAAGAATTGGCAGATCGAAGCCGCCTACCGGATGATCCAAAACAACCTGGATCCCGAGGTCGCCGAGCGGCCGGAGGATCTGGTGGTCTACGGCGGGATCGGCAAAGCCGCGCGGAATTGGGAGTGTTTCGAGGCGATTCTGCGCACCCTTGAACGCCTAGAGCCCGACGAGACCTTGCTCATCCAATCGGGCAAACCGGTGGCCGTGTTCAAAACCCACCTTGGCGCACCGCGCGTTTTGATTGCCAATTCCAACCTTGTCCCCAAGTGGGCATCGTGGGAACACTTCCACGAACTCGACCGCAAAGGCCTGATGATGTATGGGCAGATGACGGCGGGGTCTTGGATCTACATTGGGTCGCAAGGGATTGTGCAGGGCACCCACGAGACATTCAACGAGTTGGGCCGCCAACATTATGGTGGCGATTGGTCAGGCCGGTTCATCCTGACGGCCGGCCTGGGAGGGATGGGCGGGGCCCAACCGCTGGCGGCCGTTTTGGCTGGCGCGCACTGCATTGCCATCGAATGCCAAGAATCCCGGATCGACTTCCGGTTGAAAACGCGATATGTGGACTGGAAGGCCACTTCAGTTCAAGAAGCCTTGGATCTGGTATCCGCCGCAACAGAACCCATCAGTATCGGGCTACTGGGCAACGCGGCCGAGCTCTTGCCAGAATTCCTGCGTATCGCCCAAGCGGGCGGCCCAAAACCGGGCGCGGTGACCGATCAGACTTCCGCCCATGATTTGCTGAACGGCTATTTGCCTGCTGGGTGGAGTGTCGCCGATTGGGAGCAGGCGCGTTCCGGCTCCGACGCAGAACAAATGCGCTTGCAACGGGCCGCCGCCGGTTCGTGCGCGGTGCATGTCCAGGCGATGTTGGGGTTCCACCGCATGGGCGTTCCAACAATCGACTATGGCAACAACATCCGGCAAGTCGCGCTCGACGAAGGCGTGGCGGACGCCTTTGATTTCCCTGGGTTCGTCCCGGCCTGCATCCGCCCGATGTTCTGCCAAGGCAAGGGGCCATTCCGCTGGGTGGCGCTTTCCGGCGACCCGGAGGACATCTACAAAACGGACGCCAAAGTGAAAGAGCTGTTCCCGTCGGACTTGGCCCTGCACCGGTGGCTGGATCAAGCCCGGGAGCGGATCGCCTTCCAGGGTTTGCCGGCGCGGATCTGTTGGCTTGGGCTGGGCGACCGCCACCGGGCTGGCTTGGCATTCAACGAAATGGTGCGGAATGGCGAGCTTTCGGCACCCATCGTCATCGGCCGCGACCACCTGGACACGGGATCGGTTGCCAGCCCCAACCGGGAGACCGAAGCCATGCTGGACGGGAGCGACGCGGTGAGCGATTGGCCTCTTTTGAACGCCATGTCGGCGGTCTCCGGCGGGGCGACGTGGGTGAGCTTCCACCACGGCGGCGGGGTCGGCATGGGCTATTCGCAACATTCGGGGGTGGTGATTGTCGCGGATGGCTCGGCAGAAGCGGAGGAGAAGCTGGCGCGGGTGCTGTTCAATGACCCGGCAATCGGGGTGGTGCGCCATGCGGATGCGGGTTACAAGTTGGCTCAGTCGGTGGCGCGGGAACAGGGGCTGGATATGCCGATGGGGACGATGTGA